In Planctomycetota bacterium, a genomic segment contains:
- a CDS encoding type IIL restriction-modification enzyme MmeI: MSKKHHAVVEAAAESVLAARDNHPDATLADLYDPLAMPADLAKAHAALDKAVDRCYRPQPFPDERRRFEHLFALHEKLVHPLTARA; encoded by the coding sequence ATCTCGAAGAAGCACCATGCGGTAGTCGAAGCCGCGGCCGAGTCTGTGTTGGCAGCGCGGGACAACCACCCGGACGCCACCCTCGCCGACCTCTACGACCCGCTGGCCATGCCAGCCGACCTCGCCAAGGCCCACGCCGCCCTCGACAAGGCCGTCGACCGCTGTTACCGCCCCCAACCCTTCCCCGACGAACGCCGCCGCTTCGAACACCTCTTCGCCCTCCACGAAAAGCTCGTCCACCCCCTGACGGCCCGGGCGTGA
- the trxB gene encoding thioredoxin-disulfide reductase yields the protein MEHEVENVTIIGSGPAAFTAAIYAARAELKPLEYEGAITEENRLAGTLPLGQLNWTTEVENFPGFPDGIQGPDLMLKMREQAVRYGTRIVTQDVTELDLSERPFKLKGSDGKEWKSRTVIIATGASARYLDIPGEREFANKGVSACAVCDGALPRFRGKSLVVVGGGDTAAEEATYLTKFADHIHLLVRRGEMRASKVMQQRVFDNDKITVHWHTKPLEVLGTDADGVTGVKVEKSEVGDVQTIDCVGVFVAIGHRPNTAFLADQVHMEEGFVKLTDPFHTFTSVEGVFAAGDVADPTYKQAVTAAGMGCKAALDAEHFLASKGEV from the coding sequence GTGGAACACGAGGTCGAAAACGTCACGATCATCGGTAGCGGCCCTGCCGCCTTCACGGCTGCCATCTACGCCGCCCGGGCCGAGCTCAAGCCGCTGGAGTATGAAGGGGCGATCACCGAGGAGAACCGCCTCGCCGGGACGTTGCCGCTGGGGCAGCTCAACTGGACGACGGAGGTCGAGAATTTCCCCGGCTTCCCCGACGGCATTCAGGGGCCGGACCTGATGCTCAAGATGCGCGAGCAGGCCGTGCGGTACGGCACGCGGATTGTCACGCAGGACGTCACCGAGCTGGACCTCTCGGAGCGGCCGTTCAAGCTCAAGGGCTCCGACGGCAAGGAGTGGAAGAGCCGCACCGTCATCATCGCGACCGGTGCCAGCGCGAGGTACCTCGACATCCCGGGAGAGCGCGAGTTCGCCAACAAGGGCGTGAGTGCCTGCGCGGTCTGCGACGGTGCCCTTCCGCGGTTCCGTGGCAAGAGCCTCGTGGTCGTCGGCGGCGGTGACACGGCGGCGGAGGAGGCGACCTACCTGACCAAGTTTGCCGATCACATCCACCTGCTCGTCCGTCGCGGCGAGATGCGGGCAAGCAAGGTCATGCAGCAGCGCGTCTTCGACAACGACAAAATCACCGTCCACTGGCACACCAAGCCGCTGGAAGTCCTCGGCACGGACGCTGACGGCGTGACAGGCGTTAAGGTCGAAAAGAGCGAAGTCGGCGACGTCCAGACCATCGACTGCGTCGGCGTCTTCGTCGCGATCGGACACCGTCCCAACACGGCGTTCCTGGCCGACCAGGTCCACATGGAAGAAGGGTTTGTCAAGCTGACGGACCCGTTCCACACGTTCACCAGCGTCGAAGGCGTCTTCGCCGCCGGCGACGTTGCCGACCCGACCTACAAGCAGGCCGTCACCGCGGCGGGCATGGGCTGCAAGGCGGCGCTGGATGCGGAGCACTTCCTGGCGTCGAAGGGTGAGGTGTAA